A region from the Gemmatimonadaceae bacterium genome encodes:
- a CDS encoding SelB C-terminal domain-containing protein → GIDLALLVVAADEGVMPQTREHLAILQLLGVRRGVIALTKRDLVDDEWLALVEDEVRSASAQALPGAAIVATSATTGEGIDALRAELARLAGSLVPRDDSDLFRLPIDRAFTIKGTGTVVTGTVWSGRLSRDETVRILPGNKTARVRGVQGHGAQLERALPGSRSAIALAGVDVEDVPRGSTLVCDADWHATQHARADVTLVPDADIELRPRAWLRVHVGTSEVGARIVTRAASGGTFAARIIFDQAVVLRAGDRFVVRTSAPLNTIAGGVITDPYALKRAKLWPVGLGVADRLARLVSEAGGQGVPFASIPVRAGVSPVAARALVAEPAVGAELVAGKLVVSRELLQALDAAAQAAVAEYQRMHPLEGGAPAQVLRTGLAAAPDIADWVIQQGLASGRLKSTSGLIHEPNWSPTLSGSNELLAGRVLSELDSAAIEPPSVQELSGTIGEDVTAILRYLERQGEVVQVEAERYYRVQHLKSLIDRLRAAMAGGVEASPSEIREALGVSRKYLVPLLEYCDRVGYTNRHANGRVWVGT, encoded by the coding sequence CAGGGATCGACCTCGCGCTGCTCGTCGTCGCGGCCGACGAAGGGGTCATGCCGCAAACGCGCGAGCATCTCGCGATTCTTCAACTCCTGGGCGTGCGGCGCGGCGTCATCGCACTGACGAAGCGCGACCTCGTCGATGACGAATGGTTGGCGCTCGTGGAAGACGAGGTGCGCAGCGCGAGCGCGCAGGCGCTGCCCGGTGCGGCGATCGTCGCGACGTCGGCGACGACCGGCGAGGGAATCGATGCACTGCGCGCGGAGCTTGCGCGGCTGGCGGGTTCGCTCGTTCCGCGCGACGACAGCGATCTCTTTCGCCTCCCGATCGATCGGGCCTTCACGATCAAAGGCACGGGCACGGTCGTCACGGGCACGGTCTGGTCGGGCCGTCTGTCGCGAGACGAAACGGTTCGCATTCTTCCCGGCAACAAGACGGCGCGCGTGCGCGGCGTTCAGGGACATGGCGCACAACTCGAGCGCGCGCTTCCCGGGTCGCGCTCGGCGATCGCGCTTGCCGGCGTGGACGTCGAGGACGTGCCGCGCGGCTCGACGCTCGTGTGCGACGCTGACTGGCATGCCACGCAGCATGCGCGCGCGGACGTCACGCTCGTTCCCGATGCCGACATCGAGCTGCGTCCGCGTGCCTGGCTGCGTGTGCACGTCGGCACGTCCGAGGTCGGCGCGCGCATCGTCACGCGCGCCGCAAGCGGTGGGACCTTCGCCGCGCGCATCATCTTCGATCAAGCGGTGGTCCTGCGCGCCGGCGACCGGTTCGTCGTGAGGACGAGTGCGCCGCTGAACACGATCGCCGGCGGCGTGATCACGGACCCATACGCGCTGAAACGCGCGAAGCTGTGGCCTGTCGGGCTTGGCGTTGCCGATCGCCTGGCGCGTCTGGTGTCGGAAGCGGGTGGGCAGGGCGTACCGTTCGCGAGCATTCCGGTACGCGCCGGCGTGTCGCCGGTTGCGGCGCGCGCGCTCGTCGCCGAGCCGGCTGTGGGCGCAGAGCTGGTGGCTGGAAAGCTCGTGGTCTCGCGCGAACTTCTGCAGGCGCTCGACGCTGCTGCTCAGGCTGCGGTGGCGGAGTATCAGCGCATGCATCCGCTCGAAGGCGGCGCGCCGGCGCAGGTGTTACGGACGGGGTTGGCGGCAGCGCCGGACATTGCGGACTGGGTGATCCAGCAGGGTCTGGCATCCGGGCGTCTGAAGAGCACGAGCGGGCTGATTCATGAACCAAATTGGTCCCCAACATTATCCGGCTCAAACGAATTGCTCGCCGGGCGTGTTTTGAGCGAACTCGACTCGGCAGCGATCGAACCGCCGTCGGTCCAGGAATTGAGTGGTACGATCGGGGAGGATGTGACGGCGATTCTTCGCTATCTGGAGCGCCAGGGCGAGGTCGTGCAAGTCGAGGCGGAGCGGTACTATAGGGTGCAACACTTGAAGTCGCTTATCGATCGGTTGCGGGCGGCGATGGCGGGCGGGGTCGAGGCGTCGCCGTCGGAGATCCGTGAGGCTCTGGGGGTTTCGCGGAAGTATTTGGTGCCGTTGTTGGAGTATTGTGACCGGGTGGGGTATACAAACCGGCATGCAAACGGTCGAGTCTGGGTAGGCACGTAA